The following proteins come from a genomic window of Achromobacter sp. AONIH1:
- a CDS encoding GNAT family N-acetyltransferase has product MLEIIDVDFNNPEHGRQVLAMLDEYASGPMGGNTPLPAHVHRDLIPELARRPTARALLARVDGEPAGVAIYLEGFSTFACRPLLNLHDLGVSPRFQGQGVGKALLSALEQRGRALGCCKITLEVLEGNAVAQGLYRKQGYEGYALDEHTGRALFWQKKLAV; this is encoded by the coding sequence ATGCTGGAAATCATCGACGTCGATTTCAACAACCCGGAGCATGGCCGCCAGGTGCTGGCCATGCTCGACGAATACGCCAGCGGCCCCATGGGCGGCAACACGCCCCTGCCGGCCCATGTCCACCGCGACCTGATCCCGGAACTGGCCCGCCGCCCCACGGCGCGCGCGCTGCTGGCCCGCGTGGATGGCGAGCCGGCCGGCGTGGCCATCTATCTCGAGGGCTTTTCCACCTTCGCCTGCCGTCCGCTGCTGAACCTGCACGATCTGGGCGTCTCGCCCCGCTTCCAGGGCCAGGGCGTGGGCAAGGCGCTGCTGTCCGCGCTGGAGCAACGCGGCCGCGCGCTGGGCTGCTGCAAGATCACGCTGGAAGTGCTGGAAGGCAACGCCGTGGCGCAGGGCCTGTACCGCAAGCAGGGCTACGAAGGCTACGCGCTGGACGAGCACACCGGCCGCGCCCTGTTCTGGCAGAAGAAGCTGGCCGTCTGA
- a CDS encoding DHCW motif cupin fold protein: MKMSNIPFGTTDWNEVERTEHPGETGVAYWRTRQFDNVRVRMVEYSPGYLADHWCSKGHILFCLDGELHTELEDGRRFVLTPGMSYQVADQAEPHRSSTPTGARLFIVD; this comes from the coding sequence ATGAAGATGAGCAACATCCCCTTCGGCACCACCGACTGGAACGAGGTCGAACGTACCGAACATCCCGGCGAGACCGGCGTCGCCTACTGGCGCACGCGCCAGTTCGACAATGTGCGCGTGCGCATGGTGGAGTATTCCCCCGGCTACCTGGCGGACCACTGGTGCAGCAAGGGCCATATCCTCTTCTGCCTGGACGGCGAGCTGCACACCGAGCTGGAGGATGGCCGCCGCTTCGTGCTGACGCCCGGCATGAGCTACCAGGTGGCGGACCAGGCCGAGCCCCACCGCTCATCCACGCCCACCGGCGCGCGCCTGTTCATCGTCGACTGA
- the yfcF gene encoding glutathione transferase: MGAPFTLFVDSQFLSPYAMSAYVALTEKKLAFEVRPIDLSAGEQRMVPFQSRSLTSRVPALTHGDFHLTESTAIAEYLEQLYPAPDHLALYPEAPQARARARQLQAWLRSDLGALRQERPTETVFWDQPGQPLSDDGHAAAAKLIHVSSALIGAGQATLFDAWSIADADLATALRRLWLDDLLPDTLRAYAEAQWQRPSLRKWLDHNAAARR, encoded by the coding sequence TTGGGCGCCCCTTTCACGCTATTCGTCGATTCCCAGTTTCTCAGCCCCTACGCCATGTCGGCCTATGTCGCGCTGACCGAGAAAAAACTGGCCTTCGAAGTGCGCCCCATCGACCTGTCGGCGGGCGAGCAGCGCATGGTGCCCTTCCAGAGCCGGTCCCTCACGTCCCGCGTGCCCGCCCTGACCCATGGCGATTTCCACCTGACCGAATCCACGGCCATCGCCGAATACCTGGAACAGCTCTATCCGGCGCCCGATCATCTGGCGCTGTATCCCGAGGCCCCCCAGGCCCGCGCCCGCGCGCGCCAGTTGCAGGCATGGCTGCGCAGCGACCTGGGCGCCCTGCGCCAGGAGCGCCCGACCGAAACCGTGTTCTGGGACCAGCCCGGCCAGCCCCTGTCCGACGATGGCCACGCGGCCGCGGCCAAGCTGATCCATGTCAGCAGCGCGCTCATCGGCGCTGGCCAGGCCACGCTGTTCGACGCCTGGAGCATCGCCGACGCCGACCTGGCCACCGCGCTGCGCCGCCTGTGGCTGGACGATCTGCTGCCCGACACACTGCGCGCCTATGCCGAGGCGCAGTGGCAACGCCCCAGCCTGCGCAAATGGCTGGATCACAACGCGGCCGCCCGACGCTGA
- a CDS encoding VOC family protein: MLLLDHISITVPRLDEARPFYDAVMDALGASKVYDREDALGYGERCRAGDAGHTYLSVFASPQAGSDARRHWCFKAPSRSAVDRFHAAGLAHGGRDDGAPGLRPHYHPHYYAAFLLDPCGNRIEAVCHDPE, translated from the coding sequence ATGCTGCTGCTCGATCACATCTCCATCACCGTCCCGCGACTGGACGAAGCGCGCCCGTTCTATGACGCGGTGATGGACGCGCTGGGCGCGTCCAAGGTCTATGACCGCGAGGACGCCCTGGGCTACGGCGAACGCTGCCGCGCGGGCGACGCCGGACACACCTATCTGTCGGTCTTCGCATCCCCGCAGGCCGGCAGCGACGCGCGCCGCCATTGGTGCTTCAAGGCGCCCAGCAGAAGCGCCGTGGACCGCTTCCATGCCGCCGGCCTGGCGCATGGCGGCCGCGATGACGGCGCGCCCGGCCTGCGCCCGCACTACCACCCGCATTACTACGCCGCCTTCCTGCTCGACCCCTGCGGCAATCGCATCGAGGCCGTCTGCCACGACCCTGAGTGA